Proteins co-encoded in one Desulfovibrio inopinatus DSM 10711 genomic window:
- the rd gene encoding rubredoxin has protein sequence MDKYVCNVCGYEYDPEAGDPDNGVNPGTSFEDVPEDWVCPVCGAGKDEFSKEA, from the coding sequence ATGGATAAATATGTCTGCAACGTGTGCGGCTATGAGTATGACCCTGAAGCTGGCGATCCTGATAACGGCGTCAACCCCGGAACATCCTTTGAGGACGTTCCCGAAGATTGGGTTTGCCCCGTCTGTGGCGCTGGAAAGGACGAATTCAGCAAGGAAGCCTAA
- a CDS encoding DUF3540 domain-containing protein, producing MKTAKTLPFEKHAEASVKNSHHKRHVVRVVSERKATNTLETARVLTRKDNRFQLVIDGQHHEAKQAAGCLLVPESGDKVLVLREGEAETYILHVLEKAAGPSTLEFPDTVCVRAPEVQVEGTSRLALQGAEVVVHGVKGTVSFLRLDVCARTCVAQINTVRAVMLSLVQRMERCFRSVRNERVRASSIDVRAEDRMSMHANDVEMIAHREVKVDGERINLG from the coding sequence ATGAAGACAGCCAAAACATTGCCATTTGAGAAGCACGCCGAAGCTTCAGTCAAAAATTCTCACCACAAAAGACATGTTGTGCGTGTCGTTTCCGAACGAAAAGCAACCAATACACTGGAGACTGCTCGCGTACTCACCCGGAAAGACAACCGGTTTCAACTGGTGATTGATGGACAGCATCATGAAGCCAAGCAGGCGGCAGGGTGTCTGCTTGTCCCTGAATCCGGTGACAAAGTGCTTGTTCTGCGTGAAGGGGAGGCAGAAACCTACATCCTTCATGTTCTTGAAAAGGCGGCTGGTCCGAGCACCTTGGAATTCCCCGATACGGTGTGTGTGCGTGCTCCGGAAGTGCAGGTGGAAGGAACGTCTCGCCTTGCGTTACAGGGTGCGGAAGTTGTCGTGCATGGTGTCAAAGGGACGGTATCGTTTCTTCGTCTTGATGTGTGTGCGCGAACCTGCGTGGCGCAGATCAACACGGTTCGTGCCGTGATGCTGTCCCTGGTGCAACGTATGGAGCGGTGTTTTCGATCTGTACGCAACGAGCGGGTGCGGGCTTCATCCATAGACGTGCGCGCGGAAGACCGTATGTCGATGCATGCAAACGATGTGGAAATGATCGCACATCGCGAGGTGAAGGTGGACGGCGAACGCATCAATCTCGGCTGA
- a CDS encoding DUF2169 family type VI secretion system accessory protein — protein MIILKPDTLALLYSLQPASGEDTDTCDLVLACIACFPFSSQVEALLPEDELWDCATAALPEGTPLDEALPKPRAEFLVYGSCYALSGEIAGTRARSVDVRVGTCCKTLTVFGDRIWLGNVHSDPQPFSCIPITWEHAYGGQDYAKNPKGMGRQCRDDGTLPLPHVEICNEYMTSPDVPGEPAGLGALPPSSPWRSLQAGTYNGHWFLHHWPGMPHDVEPEFFLCAPRDQRLPGFFTGTEDFAITGMHPEKDTVGGSLPGIRCRVFVQRILDDGYEFEEIPTHADTLTLFPDCEIGALTFRAQTWTMNEECADIGALLTVFEPSNIPLESLDYYQKLLREQVLPSESQEPAEPSSSSSETISPPERRETQPEPSASLSEVTPVMGALQQTIAALEAESQALLKKAGIRAEEADDFLAQLEREQSHLEADSVAEGTGDSLDEIRNMAVSLDAQARDLLLQSGKTEAETEEFLRSCEQMDEPPDLGKHFAASLADPTISESVKRGMRKMIAASENLAASFAALQRYATELGAATHHEAPSPEPTVDSAVEAEPVALTVEHALQLYQAGESLAGRDLSGLDFRGQDLAGVDCRHAILRKTCFAGCNLSAARLDGADCTTADFTGCHLDGANLSEARCEKAMLRNVSAPQVLAPGVFLYDADATEADFTGANLDDADCSRAIMENARLCQAQAARIRLYGANLRGSDWTGAELFNSRADAETCADKAIFHDAVMTLSGWRGACLQQANMSSTNLERADLSHCDIRGVCFKGANARGARFFQSNAESANFSQAMFEDCMFRRACLVNVNFSEANLRGADLYKCVVSDPDMTGAERRDTLRDPALYANFIE, from the coding sequence ATGATCATACTGAAACCCGACACCTTGGCTCTGCTCTATAGTCTTCAGCCTGCATCTGGAGAAGACACAGACACCTGTGATCTTGTTCTGGCCTGTATAGCGTGTTTCCCGTTTTCTTCCCAGGTTGAAGCGTTGTTGCCCGAAGACGAGTTGTGGGATTGTGCCACGGCCGCGTTGCCGGAGGGAACACCGCTGGATGAAGCTTTGCCGAAACCGCGTGCTGAATTTTTGGTGTACGGATCGTGTTATGCCTTGTCTGGAGAAATTGCAGGAACCCGAGCGCGGTCCGTGGATGTTCGGGTTGGGACATGTTGCAAAACGCTGACCGTGTTTGGTGATCGTATTTGGTTGGGGAATGTCCACAGTGATCCACAACCCTTTTCCTGTATCCCCATAACGTGGGAGCATGCTTATGGCGGGCAGGACTATGCGAAGAATCCCAAAGGAATGGGGCGACAGTGCCGAGACGATGGCACCCTGCCGTTGCCGCATGTCGAGATATGCAACGAATATATGACATCACCCGATGTGCCGGGAGAGCCGGCAGGACTCGGCGCCCTTCCACCGTCCTCTCCATGGAGGTCTTTACAGGCGGGAACATACAATGGGCACTGGTTTCTTCATCATTGGCCCGGTATGCCACATGATGTGGAACCTGAATTTTTTTTATGCGCTCCGCGTGATCAACGTCTTCCTGGTTTTTTTACGGGAACGGAAGATTTCGCCATAACCGGAATGCATCCAGAAAAAGATACGGTTGGCGGCAGTCTGCCGGGTATACGCTGTCGCGTGTTCGTCCAGCGTATTCTGGACGATGGATATGAGTTTGAAGAAATTCCGACACATGCCGATACCTTGACCTTGTTTCCTGATTGCGAAATTGGCGCGCTGACATTTCGTGCGCAAACATGGACAATGAATGAAGAATGTGCGGACATTGGCGCGTTACTGACTGTTTTCGAACCGTCCAATATCCCACTGGAGTCTTTGGACTATTATCAAAAACTGTTGCGTGAACAAGTGTTGCCCTCTGAATCTCAAGAACCTGCGGAGCCTTCCAGTTCATCATCGGAAACCATATCTCCTCCAGAAAGACGCGAAACACAACCGGAACCTTCCGCGTCGTTGTCCGAAGTGACACCGGTAATGGGGGCGTTACAGCAAACCATTGCTGCACTTGAAGCCGAGTCGCAAGCGCTTTTAAAAAAAGCGGGGATTCGTGCGGAGGAGGCAGACGACTTCCTTGCTCAGCTCGAACGCGAACAGAGCCATTTGGAAGCCGATAGTGTCGCTGAAGGCACGGGTGATTCGTTGGACGAAATACGAAACATGGCGGTTTCATTGGATGCGCAAGCTCGGGATCTGCTGTTGCAAAGCGGAAAAACTGAAGCAGAAACGGAAGAGTTTCTTCGTTCCTGTGAACAGATGGATGAGCCGCCTGACCTTGGGAAACATTTTGCCGCATCGTTGGCTGATCCGACGATATCGGAGAGTGTGAAACGCGGGATGCGCAAAATGATTGCTGCGTCAGAGAATTTGGCGGCGTCTTTTGCCGCATTGCAACGCTATGCCACGGAATTGGGCGCAGCAACGCATCATGAAGCCCCTTCTCCTGAACCGACTGTTGATTCCGCTGTCGAAGCCGAACCGGTGGCACTGACGGTGGAGCACGCATTGCAGTTGTATCAGGCTGGAGAAAGCCTGGCTGGGAGAGATTTGAGCGGCTTGGATTTCCGGGGGCAGGATTTGGCGGGGGTCGATTGTCGCCATGCCATCTTGCGAAAGACGTGTTTTGCCGGCTGCAATCTCAGCGCGGCACGACTGGACGGTGCAGATTGTACCACGGCGGATTTTACCGGATGTCATCTGGACGGAGCGAATTTGTCTGAAGCACGATGTGAAAAGGCCATGTTGCGCAATGTGTCTGCTCCTCAAGTGCTTGCGCCAGGTGTTTTTTTGTACGACGCCGATGCGACGGAAGCCGATTTTACCGGTGCGAATCTGGACGATGCGGATTGCAGTCGAGCCATTATGGAGAACGCACGATTGTGTCAGGCACAAGCCGCACGGATTCGTTTGTATGGAGCCAATCTGCGTGGATCGGATTGGACTGGAGCAGAGCTTTTCAACTCCCGCGCAGATGCCGAGACCTGCGCCGACAAGGCAATATTTCATGATGCTGTCATGACGTTGTCAGGCTGGCGAGGCGCTTGTCTTCAGCAGGCCAATATGAGCAGTACGAACCTTGAACGTGCTGACTTGAGTCATTGCGATATACGCGGGGTGTGTTTCAAAGGGGCCAATGCTCGGGGTGCCCGTTTTTTTCAAAGCAATGCTGAAAGCGCGAATTTCTCGCAGGCCATGTTTGAAGACTGTATGTTCCGGCGTGCTTGTTTAGTGAATGTCAATTTTTCAGAAGCCAATTTGCGCGGCGCCGACCTCTATAAATGTGTGGTGTCTGATCCGGATATGACGGGGGCGGAGCGACGCGATACACTTCGTGATCCGGCGTTGTATGCGAATTTTATTGAGTAA
- a CDS encoding DUF4150 domain-containing protein yields MQAATKAGGMALSEVDVCKTQVGDAVVPIPYPNTAELNKAEGVSTKVKIVDHEAVTLASSVPSSITGPAPGLIGGVISNTLNGKCKFIAGSLKVNIEGHPAIRLNDPTTQNKKNCEGSVAVPSQLKVIING; encoded by the coding sequence ATGCAAGCGGCAACCAAAGCGGGTGGTATGGCATTGAGCGAAGTGGACGTGTGCAAGACACAAGTCGGTGATGCCGTGGTGCCGATTCCTTATCCGAATACGGCTGAGTTGAATAAAGCGGAAGGGGTTTCAACCAAAGTCAAGATTGTAGATCATGAGGCCGTAACGCTGGCATCGTCTGTGCCGTCGTCCATAACGGGGCCTGCCCCCGGATTGATCGGAGGAGTGATTTCCAACACGCTGAATGGCAAATGCAAATTCATAGCCGGATCACTGAAAGTCAATATCGAGGGGCATCCGGCCATTCGTTTAAACGATCCGACAACGCAAAACAAAAAAAATTGTGAGGGTTCGGTCGCCGTTCCGAGTCAGCTCAAGGTGATCATCAACGGGTGA
- a CDS encoding type VI secretion system Vgr family protein: MDVQKRFSLQCAGLPEDTFSVISFTGTEGLSRPYAFTLELASEARDVAMHDILEERSTLRIGGGFRPDISIHGVLARFEEQHAVRQHTFYRAVLVPRLWCLGLTCHNQIFLNKTVPEIVAATLTDIGVLTDNDFEFRLSRTYPQREYVCQYRESHLNFLSRWLERDGLYYFFEQTDSGEKMIITDNRIAHVRSPESIPLRYVKQQGLDVGSHDDWVMNFVCEECLVPKRVLLKDYNYRIPNVDLSSTAPITEQGHGQFYMYGDNFKDQEEGEYLAEVRAEQIRSKQKMFSGHSSASFLRPGYLFSLINHYRDDFNTTYLVEELRHEGNQTKALLSGLGPSLSDHESKMFYTNALRAIPADTQFRPEQRAVKPRCYGTLNANVEADGDTDYAFLDEHGRYKVRLPFDIGGEPEGKASSWLRMAQPYGGAGHGMHFPLLKGTEVLLAFIDGDVDRPIISAALPNPEQQSMVDSTNAPANAIRSASGNQLVMGDKKGQEFIGMFSPHADSGIAMGSHKPGGGGSIAISTKGIIDSLAVGGQVSIVGGSDTSLVAGVKSDVTVGMQSDVSAAIQTEAALTSKVSMVKGKQVELGDEAMDLKNTMYVVGLDTVELSGGIGQRVDTQVKNAKRALKLGIAASVLSGLGVKAMTLPFDQTFKKNASLEWVAPSEAAGGLSTVAGLTLAGFCAKNILKVAKNYEEASENEKTSVISMDRNGIKGVVNYNVSENALLHFEVNKSSMRRNIHGQAQEQHRVKKKTIFEMTKKGTAIELSSLDLQANSKSDSAKATLQNGNEIKLAVTKWQEQPLSLTINQQTIGLLAKAKGGLSLSDTEAKLYFATGNNAGNVIAKTDEAVVSAGNSNKMSVKGDGVTITCSVGTINSSGKLTLKGSTVEIG, from the coding sequence ATGGACGTGCAAAAACGATTTTCGTTGCAATGTGCTGGATTGCCAGAGGATACGTTTTCCGTCATCAGCTTCACAGGAACGGAAGGACTCTCGCGTCCTTATGCATTCACTCTTGAGCTGGCCTCTGAGGCACGCGACGTGGCCATGCATGATATCCTTGAAGAACGTTCAACACTGCGTATTGGTGGTGGGTTTCGTCCTGATATCTCTATCCATGGTGTGTTGGCTCGTTTTGAAGAACAACATGCTGTTCGGCAGCATACATTTTATCGAGCGGTACTTGTACCACGTCTGTGGTGCTTGGGGCTTACCTGTCATAATCAGATTTTTCTTAATAAAACCGTTCCGGAAATCGTTGCCGCAACACTCACCGATATTGGTGTGTTGACGGATAACGATTTTGAATTTCGTTTGTCTCGCACATACCCACAACGTGAATATGTTTGTCAGTACCGGGAAAGCCACCTCAATTTTCTTTCGCGATGGCTCGAACGTGACGGGTTGTATTATTTTTTTGAGCAGACGGATTCCGGTGAAAAAATGATCATCACGGACAATCGCATCGCTCACGTTCGTTCGCCGGAAAGCATTCCTCTGCGCTATGTCAAACAACAGGGGTTGGATGTTGGATCGCATGACGACTGGGTGATGAATTTTGTGTGTGAAGAATGCCTGGTTCCCAAACGGGTTTTGCTCAAAGATTACAACTATCGCATCCCCAACGTGGACCTTTCCAGCACCGCACCGATTACGGAGCAGGGACACGGCCAGTTCTATATGTATGGCGATAATTTTAAAGACCAAGAAGAAGGGGAATATCTCGCTGAAGTTCGGGCTGAACAGATTCGCAGCAAGCAGAAGATGTTTTCCGGACATAGTTCGGCATCGTTTCTTCGGCCCGGTTATTTGTTCTCGTTGATCAATCACTATCGCGATGATTTCAATACAACGTATTTGGTCGAGGAACTGCGCCATGAGGGGAATCAGACCAAAGCGCTCCTGTCGGGGCTTGGCCCGTCGTTATCCGATCATGAATCCAAGATGTTCTATACGAATGCGCTTCGCGCCATTCCCGCCGATACGCAATTTCGACCCGAGCAACGTGCTGTCAAGCCGCGGTGTTACGGAACGCTGAATGCCAACGTGGAGGCCGACGGCGATACGGATTATGCGTTTCTTGACGAGCACGGCCGGTACAAGGTGCGTCTTCCGTTCGATATCGGTGGCGAACCCGAGGGGAAAGCATCGTCCTGGCTTCGTATGGCCCAACCGTATGGAGGCGCAGGGCATGGTATGCACTTCCCGTTGCTGAAAGGAACGGAAGTCTTGCTTGCCTTTATTGATGGCGATGTGGATCGACCTATTATTTCTGCTGCTCTGCCCAACCCGGAACAACAAAGTATGGTGGACAGCACCAACGCACCGGCCAACGCCATACGGAGTGCCTCAGGGAATCAGCTCGTGATGGGCGACAAAAAAGGGCAGGAATTCATCGGCATGTTTTCGCCCCATGCAGACAGCGGCATTGCCATGGGATCGCATAAACCCGGTGGTGGTGGCAGTATTGCCATTTCGACCAAAGGAATCATCGATTCGCTCGCCGTTGGAGGGCAGGTCAGTATCGTTGGTGGATCGGATACGAGTCTTGTCGCTGGCGTGAAAAGCGATGTGACCGTTGGTATGCAAAGTGACGTGAGTGCCGCTATTCAAACCGAGGCGGCGCTGACATCGAAAGTCTCTATGGTCAAAGGGAAGCAGGTCGAATTGGGTGATGAGGCCATGGACTTGAAAAACACCATGTATGTCGTTGGTCTGGATACCGTGGAATTGAGCGGAGGGATCGGACAACGCGTCGATACACAGGTGAAAAATGCCAAACGCGCTTTGAAACTCGGTATTGCCGCAAGTGTACTCAGCGGGCTTGGTGTAAAAGCGATGACCTTGCCGTTTGATCAAACCTTCAAAAAAAACGCCAGTCTTGAATGGGTGGCGCCCAGTGAAGCCGCCGGTGGATTGTCGACGGTTGCTGGACTTACCCTGGCGGGATTTTGTGCCAAAAATATCTTGAAAGTGGCCAAAAACTATGAGGAAGCGTCAGAGAACGAAAAAACGTCGGTCATCAGTATGGATCGCAACGGCATCAAGGGCGTGGTCAATTACAATGTTTCCGAGAATGCGCTTCTCCATTTTGAAGTCAATAAAAGCTCCATGCGACGCAATATTCACGGGCAAGCGCAAGAACAACATCGTGTGAAGAAGAAAACAATTTTTGAAATGACGAAAAAGGGAACGGCCATAGAGCTTTCCAGTTTGGATCTCCAAGCAAATTCGAAGAGCGACAGTGCGAAAGCAACATTACAGAACGGCAATGAAATCAAATTGGCCGTGACCAAATGGCAGGAACAGCCTTTGAGTCTGACCATCAACCAACAGACCATCGGTCTTTTGGCTAAAGCAAAAGGAGGACTTTCCTTATCCGATACGGAGGCAAAACTCTATTTTGCCACGGGAAATAACGCGGGGAATGTTATCGCAAAAACCGATGAAGCTGTCGTCTCTGCGGGGAATAGCAACAAGATGAGTGTCAAAGGGGATGGCGTCACCATAACGTGCAGTGTCGGAACCATTAATTCGAGCGGAAAATTGACTCTAAAAGGGTCCACTGTGGAAATCGGGTAA
- a CDS encoding AIR synthase-related protein, with protein MTTPIRVEVGLLPHVRDVVGLRTARKIHEELGLDVRSISVVKVYTIAGLTENDIAVLIDAAALHDPVVHTVSSTVPLASGDFNYVLEVGLRPGVTDNEGRTARSTALLVLGIDPSKADHVAVYTSTQYLISGDISRDDAKRIGKDLLANDLIQRIDLKSREEWDASPGFPAKAAKVTGEPCADVAHVDLAAMSDNDLMNFSRQNTLALSLEEMQTVRDYYRRPEVMAERKRLGLPDMPTDAEIETLAQTWSEHCKHKIFTATINYVDTEMGSEQTIKSLFKTYIQGSTETIRNELGDDDFCLSVFKDNAGVIRFTEDTSICVKVETHNSPSALDPYGGALTGIVGVNRDPMGTGIGANMVCNTDVFCFASPFYDKELPPRLLHPRRVLEGVREGVEHGGNKSGIPTVNGSLVFDERYLGKPLVFCGTIGMMPLTINGKPSHEKKALPGDAIVMTGGRIGKDGIHGATFSSEELHEGSPATAVQIGDPITQRKMYDFLMRCRDLGLYNAITDDGAGGLSSSVGEMAQDSGGCDMDLSKAPLKYDGLRPWEILLSEAQERMTLAVPQDKLGQFMDLAKEMDVEATELGQFTDSGYFHVTFGDTIVSHVDMDFLHDGAPVMQLNAVWERPSFQSEPLVLPKEGHGALLERMLGRLNICSKEYIIRQYDHEVKGGSVVKPLVGVKRDGPADAAVMRPLLNRNEGLVVSHGICPKFSDYDTYWMMALCIDEAVRNAVAVGADPSRLAGVDNFCWCDPVQSEKTPDGQYKLAQLVRANMALSRFCLTYKLPCISGKDSMKNDYTGGGVKISIPPTVLYTVVGVMDDVNKAVTSDFKTPGDLVYLLGPTAAELGGSELTSELGAVSASVPMVDGASNLRRYQSLHASIEQCLVTACHDLSDGGLAVALAEMALAGRLGARVDLDSVVTNAPLSDLEILYSESAGRLLACVNPANKDKFEAHFSANDIACIGVVSDDETLTIRRSNDTLLESPVETLAHAFTSTLNW; from the coding sequence ATGACGACGCCTATCCGGGTGGAAGTTGGGTTGTTGCCCCATGTGCGCGATGTCGTTGGCCTCAGAACGGCCCGCAAAATCCATGAAGAACTGGGACTGGACGTTCGCTCTATTTCTGTGGTGAAGGTCTATACCATTGCCGGTCTCACCGAAAACGATATTGCCGTGCTTATTGATGCCGCTGCTCTCCATGATCCGGTTGTGCATACGGTTTCCTCAACGGTACCGTTGGCGTCGGGTGACTTCAATTACGTTCTGGAAGTAGGCCTCAGACCTGGAGTAACGGACAACGAAGGGAGAACCGCCCGCTCCACGGCACTACTTGTTCTGGGCATTGATCCCTCGAAAGCCGACCACGTCGCCGTGTACACCTCGACGCAATATCTCATTTCCGGCGATATCAGCCGCGACGATGCCAAGCGCATCGGCAAAGACCTGCTCGCCAACGATCTCATTCAACGTATCGACCTGAAAAGCCGCGAAGAATGGGATGCATCTCCCGGTTTTCCTGCCAAAGCCGCCAAGGTGACGGGAGAACCGTGTGCCGATGTCGCTCATGTCGACCTTGCAGCCATGTCGGACAACGATCTTATGAACTTCAGCCGGCAAAATACGCTTGCGCTCTCGCTGGAAGAAATGCAGACCGTTCGTGATTATTACCGTCGCCCTGAAGTCATGGCCGAACGCAAACGTCTCGGTTTGCCCGATATGCCGACCGATGCAGAAATAGAAACTCTGGCGCAAACCTGGTCGGAACACTGCAAACATAAAATTTTTACGGCCACGATCAACTATGTTGACACGGAGATGGGTTCCGAACAAACCATTAAATCCCTCTTCAAGACATATATTCAGGGCAGTACCGAAACCATCCGAAACGAACTCGGCGACGACGATTTTTGTCTGTCCGTCTTCAAAGACAACGCTGGGGTCATTCGCTTCACGGAAGACACCAGCATTTGTGTCAAAGTGGAGACGCACAACAGCCCTTCGGCACTGGATCCCTACGGCGGTGCATTGACCGGTATTGTCGGGGTGAACCGCGACCCCATGGGAACAGGAATCGGCGCCAACATGGTTTGTAACACCGATGTCTTCTGTTTTGCCTCGCCCTTTTATGACAAAGAACTCCCACCTCGTTTGCTTCACCCTCGCCGAGTGCTCGAGGGAGTACGCGAAGGGGTAGAACACGGTGGAAACAAGTCCGGTATCCCCACTGTCAACGGTAGCCTTGTCTTTGATGAACGCTATCTGGGGAAACCACTCGTATTCTGCGGCACCATCGGCATGATGCCTCTCACGATCAACGGCAAACCGAGCCATGAGAAAAAAGCCTTGCCCGGAGATGCCATTGTCATGACAGGCGGTCGCATCGGGAAGGACGGTATTCATGGAGCAACCTTCTCATCGGAAGAACTCCATGAAGGCTCTCCGGCCACCGCCGTCCAAATCGGCGACCCCATTACCCAGCGGAAAATGTATGATTTCCTCATGCGATGCCGCGATCTTGGTTTATATAACGCCATTACGGACGACGGTGCAGGGGGACTCTCCTCATCCGTTGGTGAAATGGCGCAAGATAGTGGCGGATGCGATATGGATTTATCCAAAGCCCCGCTCAAATACGATGGCCTGCGCCCGTGGGAAATACTCTTATCGGAAGCGCAAGAACGTATGACGTTGGCCGTTCCGCAGGACAAGCTTGGTCAGTTCATGGATCTGGCCAAAGAAATGGATGTTGAAGCCACGGAATTGGGTCAATTTACGGATTCAGGCTATTTCCACGTCACGTTCGGCGATACCATTGTGTCCCATGTCGACATGGACTTTCTTCATGATGGTGCGCCCGTCATGCAGCTCAATGCGGTATGGGAACGCCCGAGTTTTCAAAGTGAGCCCCTGGTTCTGCCGAAAGAAGGCCATGGCGCACTGCTTGAACGCATGCTCGGCCGACTCAATATCTGCTCGAAAGAATATATCATCCGGCAATACGACCATGAGGTCAAAGGTGGAAGCGTCGTGAAACCGCTTGTCGGCGTCAAGCGAGACGGTCCGGCCGATGCGGCAGTCATGCGCCCCCTGCTCAACCGCAACGAAGGCCTTGTCGTGTCACACGGTATCTGTCCTAAATTCAGCGACTACGATACCTATTGGATGATGGCATTATGTATTGATGAAGCCGTACGTAACGCCGTTGCCGTCGGTGCCGATCCCTCGCGCCTGGCAGGGGTAGACAACTTCTGTTGGTGCGATCCGGTTCAATCGGAAAAAACCCCGGATGGTCAATATAAACTGGCGCAACTCGTACGTGCCAATATGGCGCTTTCCCGTTTTTGTCTGACATACAAATTACCATGTATCTCTGGCAAAGACTCCATGAAGAACGACTACACCGGTGGTGGTGTTAAAATTTCGATTCCTCCGACCGTGCTGTACACGGTTGTCGGCGTCATGGATGATGTCAACAAAGCCGTGACTTCGGATTTCAAAACTCCAGGAGATTTGGTGTATCTTCTCGGCCCCACGGCAGCCGAACTGGGTGGCTCCGAGCTGACTTCGGAACTTGGCGCTGTCTCAGCCAGCGTTCCTATGGTCGATGGCGCGTCCAACTTGCGCCGCTACCAGAGCCTTCATGCATCCATTGAACAATGCCTTGTCACGGCCTGCCACGACCTGTCCGATGGCGGCCTTGCCGTGGCGCTGGCCGAAATGGCGCTGGCCGGCCGACTTGGAGCACGCGTCGATCTCGACTCCGTCGTGACCAACGCTCCATTAAGCGACCTGGAAATCCTGTATAGTGAGTCCGCTGGTCGCTTGTTGGCCTGTGTCAATCCTGCCAACAAGGACAAGTTTGAAGCGCATTTCTCCGCAAACGACATCGCCTGCATAGGGGTTGTTTCCGACGACGAGACTCTCACCATTCGTCGAAGCAATGACACTTTGCTTGAAAGCCCTGTCGAAACACTGGCTCACGCCTTTACATCGACACTGAACTGGTAA
- a CDS encoding FprA family A-type flavoprotein produces the protein MEAFEVKKDVWWVGTVDWVCRNFHGYTTSQRGTTYNAFLIKDEKNVLIDTVKSEYGPKMLCNIAHVMEPEKVDYIVVNHLEQDHSGALSLLVEKTQPEKIFCSTMGAKNIQKIYPQSKDWPIVPVKTGDSISIGSRTLTFVELRMMHWPDNMGTYVSEDKLFISSDAFGQNWATSEKFADEVDRSEFTRLLRRYYNNIIMPYSPMVLKKLDEIEKMNIEIDMILPDHGLLIRGDDVPNVLNEYRELALQKPKKKAVIVYDTMWHSTEKMANAVASGLAEKGISVKLFYLKANNHSDVMEEVWDAGAVIVGSPTHNNGIMPRVADCLTYMKGLRPQKKIGAAIGSFGWSGESVNILTEHLKNMGMDTPVDPIKVQYVPDHEILKKCVEMGRTLADAIIAKVEE, from the coding sequence ATGGAAGCCTTTGAAGTTAAAAAAGATGTATGGTGGGTTGGAACTGTCGACTGGGTTTGCCGAAATTTTCACGGCTACACCACATCCCAGCGAGGCACGACCTACAATGCCTTTCTTATCAAGGACGAAAAAAATGTCCTTATCGATACGGTGAAATCCGAATATGGTCCCAAGATGCTGTGCAATATCGCTCACGTCATGGAACCGGAAAAGGTTGATTACATTGTCGTCAACCACCTCGAACAGGATCACTCCGGTGCTTTGAGCCTACTGGTTGAAAAGACCCAGCCGGAAAAGATTTTCTGCTCGACCATGGGTGCCAAAAACATCCAGAAGATCTATCCCCAAAGCAAAGACTGGCCTATTGTCCCGGTCAAAACCGGCGACAGCATTTCCATCGGTTCCCGCACCTTGACCTTCGTCGAACTGCGCATGATGCACTGGCCAGATAATATGGGAACCTATGTTTCCGAAGACAAGCTTTTCATTTCCAGCGATGCCTTCGGCCAGAACTGGGCTACCTCCGAAAAATTCGCCGATGAAGTTGATCGAAGCGAATTCACCCGCCTGCTGCGCCGTTACTATAACAACATCATCATGCCCTATTCCCCCATGGTTCTCAAAAAGCTTGATGAAATCGAGAAGATGAATATCGAAATCGATATGATTCTGCCCGACCATGGTCTGCTCATCCGTGGCGACGATGTACCGAACGTCCTCAATGAGTACCGGGAACTTGCTCTGCAAAAACCCAAGAAGAAAGCCGTCATCGTCTATGACACCATGTGGCATTCCACGGAAAAAATGGCCAACGCCGTTGCCTCCGGCCTTGCCGAAAAAGGTATCAGTGTGAAGCTGTTCTATCTCAAGGCCAACAACCACAGCGATGTCATGGAAGAAGTATGGGATGCGGGCGCCGTCATCGTTGGCTCTCCCACCCACAACAACGGTATCATGCCGAGGGTGGCGGATTGCCTCACCTACATGAAGGGCTTGCGTCCTCAGAAAAAAATCGGTGCTGCAATAGGTTCCTTCGGATGGAGCGGGGAATCCGTGAACATCCTGACCGAGCATCTCAAAAATATGGGTATGGATACCCCCGTCGACCCCATTAAAGTCCAATACGTCCCCGACCACGAAATACTCAAAAAGTGCGTCGAAATGGGCCGCACCTTGGCCGATGCGATTATCGCGAAGGTTGAAGAATAA